Sequence from the Clostridium saccharobutylicum DSM 13864 genome:
AAAGAATGCAACGTTTGAAGAGCTTGTTGGAGTGCAGGATGTTGGAGATGTAGTAGCACAAGATGTAATGGCATTTTTTAAAGAAGAAAAGGTAATAGCTACAATCGATGAATTGCTTGATTTAGGTGTTAGTCCTAAATTTACTGAAAAAGAAGTAGTTGAAAGTCCTTTTGAAGGAAAAACAGTTGTTGCAACTGGTTCCTTAAAGAATTATTCTAGAACAGAGATAAAAGAAAAATTAGAAAGTTTGGGTGCTAAAGTATCTGGCAGCGTCAGTAAGAAAACAGATTATGTTATAGCTGGAGAAGCTGCTGGTTCAAAATTAACTAAAGCACAGGAACTAGGAGTTAAAGTTCTTTCAGAAGAGGAGTTTGAAGAAATATTAAGGGGGTAGTAGTGTGAAAAGATTAATAAATTTGCTTGGATTTGTTTCAGCAAGTGTGACTAGTGTTTTAATAATTTGCACTTTCTTAACAACGTATCAATTTTATTATGTTGGTCAAATTTTTAATTCATACTTACCTATACAGCTTGGAGTCTGCATTACCATGACAATTTTAGCTATAAGATTTCTTATTAATGAAACTGGTAAAAGACGAATATTGTATTCAGCTTTTAGTTTCGCTATAGCAATTTCATTATTATATTTTATGGTAAACTTAATAAAATAAATGAGTATGTTTTGAAAATATGAGTAGATATTAACAATATATTTAGAAACAATCTTTAATGTGGTGAAATAGTAAAAAAGTGAATTTTATGATAAAATTTAATGTGTTAATTTAAGGTGCAAAGAGCATTTTAAAATATTAGTTAAATATTCGCAGTTTTGGAGTATATTAAGGCTATAATGAGTTGATTATTATAGTTTGATTTATTATTTTTTATATGCCGAATGCGTTTTAAATAGCTATAGCTAGAAAAAAAGGAGGATTTGAACATGTCTGTTACTAAAAAAGATGTTGAATATGTTGCTGAGCTTGCAAGATTAAGTTTCGAAGAAGACGAAAAAGAAGGTTTAGCAGAAGATTTAAATCAAATCTTAGCTTATGTTGAAAAGCTAGGAGAATTAGATACTGAAAAAGAAGATATAATAGTAAATCCTTATTATATCGAAAATAAATTTAGAGAAGATGTAGTTACACCTTCAATGAAACTTGAAGATGTAATGAAAAATGCACCTAAAACATTAGAAGAATATGTTTTAGTTCCAACTATTATAAGAGAATAGTGGAGATTGGAGGGTAAATTAATGGAGTTTTCAAATTACAAAGCTCATGAATTAAAAGATATAATAGCTAAAAAAGAAGCTTCTGTTGAAGAAGTAACAAAGGCTCATTTAGATAAAGTTGAAAATGTAGATTCAAAAGTTGATGCATTTTTATATGTAGCAAAAGAAGAAGCATTAAAGGATGCAAAAGCATTAGATGAAAAGTTAAGCAAAGGTGAAGAACTTGGAATATTAGGGGGAG
This genomic interval carries:
- the gatC gene encoding Asp-tRNA(Asn)/Glu-tRNA(Gln) amidotransferase subunit GatC → MSVTKKDVEYVAELARLSFEEDEKEGLAEDLNQILAYVEKLGELDTEKEDIIVNPYYIENKFREDVVTPSMKLEDVMKNAPKTLEEYVLVPTIIRE